The proteins below are encoded in one region of Pomacea canaliculata isolate SZHN2017 linkage group LG7, ASM307304v1, whole genome shotgun sequence:
- the LOC112567492 gene encoding monocarboxylate transporter 14-like: MVSKKDGTVERNILDRDIREITLDTKELDEDDGESVLEVILPPAPDGGWGWMIVLASLVANIIVDGITYTFGIFLPRFEEAFQQPKSTIALAGSLQVGTYLCAGPIVSALTNRFGCKRVTIAGSIIASFAFIISMFSPSADILILTYGIIGGLGFGMMYLPAIVIVGYYFEKKRALATGIAVCGSGVGMFLMAPLSDYLLSEFGLRGALLVQAGLILNGVVCGMLMRPLAFMEKGKQTGNGPIVEVEPLMMNSENGHEDRSAAKSPIYKPPKSPERQPVTAAGQQFSFSSVPNIVFSSTRTSDKGGSMRHTPIKRATSHNFTTDKILLRHVGKEVTPEVKQPAQKPIGLSFIGLSDFSLNKVRERTHLPLSRRDITISGGSVLHIPEHSVQESYIRSLTSIKSQGAMSIKSEAERILCSCLPESVRETLLQMLDFSIMKNKAYVFILIGNICAMLGFYVPFVFIPERAMKLGFSEDKAAFLLSIIGITNTVGRVLTGVLANLNKIDSLVINNIAMLLCGVTTFIYPFCQSYELLCFIAAVFGLSVAAYISLSSILLCDMLGVEQLTNAFGFLTLARGVSSCAGSPLAGAIIDKTGDIGLAFYVGGGMIALGGLFHCMLHTLASAKRNRTSQPPLRWRISHLETHGDLFVLVRHVQRFLTALPLRMTDAFIAAVVSEWWEEGLGGCVYLRRHVGRKVTQ, translated from the exons ATGGTGAGTAAGAAGGACGGAACTGTCGAGAGAAATATCCTGGACAGGGATATAAGAGAGATCACTCTCGACACCAAAGAGCTGGATGAGGATGATGGAGAGTCGGTGTTGGAGGTCATCCTGCCCCCCGCGCCGGATGGAGGTTGGGGGTGGATGATCGTGCTGGCATCGCTGGTGGCCAACATCATCGTGGACGGCATCACCTACACCTTCGGCATCTTTCTTCCTCGTTTCGAGGAGGCTTTTCAGCAGCCCAAGAGCACCATTGCGCTGGCCGGCTCGCTGCAGGTGGGGACATACCTGTGTGCAG GTCCAATCGTCAGCGCTTTGACCAACCGGTTCGGGTGCAAGCGGGTGACGATAGCCGGAAGTATCATCGCCAGCTTTGCTTTTATCATCAGTATGTTCTCGCCCTCCGCTGACATCCTCATACTCACATATGGAATAATTGGAG GTCTGGGGTTTGGCATGATGTACCTGCCAGCCATCGTTATTGTCGGGTATTACTTCGAGAAGAAGCGTGCCCTGGCCACAGGTATTGCCGTGTGCGGGTCTGGGGTGGGCATGTTCCTGATGGCACCACTGTCCGACTACCTGCTGAGCGAGTTCGGTCTGCGAGGAGCACTGCTGGTGCAGGCAGGCCTCATCCTCAACGGCGTCGTGTGCGGCATGCTCATGCGACCTTTGGCCTTCATGGAG AAGGGGAAGCAGACAGGCAACGGTCCAATCGTGGAGGTGGAGCCCTTAATGATGAACAGTGAGAACGGGCATGAAGACAGGTCCGCAGCCAAGAGCCCTATATACAAACCACCCAAGTCACCCGAAAGACAACCCGTGACCGCAGCAGGGCAGCAATTTAGCTTTTCATCCGTCCCAAACATCGTCTTCTCGTCCACTCGAACTTCAGATAAAGGAGGATCTATGCGGCACACACCCATCAAACGAGCCACCTCTCACAATTTTACAACTGACAAAATCCTCCTGCGCCACGTCGGGAAGGAGGTCACGCCGGAAGTCAAGCAGCCGGCCCAGAAGCCCATCGGTCTCAGCTTCATCGGCCTGTCCGACTTCAGTTTGAACAAAGTTCGCGAGAGGACACACTTGCCCCTTTCGCGCAGGGATATCACCATCAGCGGCGGAAGCGTCCTGCACATCCCGGAGCACAGTGTCCAGGAGTCCTACATCCGCAGCCTGACCAGCATCAAGAGCCAGGGGGCGATGTCCATCAAGTCGGAGGCGGAGCGCATCTTGTGTTCTTGCTTGCCAGAGTCTGTCCGCGAGACCTTGCTGCAGATGCTGGACTTCTCCATCATGAAGAACAAGGCCTACGTTTTCATCCTCATCGGCAACATCTGTGCTATGCTCGGCTTCTATGTGCCCTTCGTGTTTATCCCGGAGAGAGCCATGAAACTGGGCTTTTCCGAAGATAAAGCCGCTTTTCTACTCTCTATCATCg GCATCACCAACACCGTAGGTCGAGTCCTGACCGGAGTACTTGCTAACCTCAACAAGATCGACTCTCTAGTCATCAACAACATCGCCATGCTGCTGTGCGGGGTGACGACCTTCATCTATCCTTTCTGCCAGAGCTATGAACTGCTCTGTTTCATCGCCGCTGTCTTCGGACTGAGCGTAG CTGCCTACATTTCTCTGAGCTCCATTTTGTTGTGCGACATGTTGGGAGTCGAACAGCTGACCAACGCCTTCGGGTTCCTGACGTTGGCCCGTGGCGTGTCCTCCTGTGCAGGTTCGCCTCTTGCAG GAGCGATAATCGACAAGACAGGGGACATAGGTCTGGCGTTTTACGTGGGCGGCGGAATGATCGCGCTAGGCGGACTATTTCACTGCATGCTTCACACCCTTGCGTCCGCCAAAAGAAACCGTACATCACAACCACCATTGAGATGGAGGATATCACACCTTGAAACACACGGTGACCTGTTCGTCCTCGTCCGACATGTCCAACGGTTTCTGACAGCCCTGCCGCTGAGGATGACGGACGCTTTTATTGCCGCCGTCGTCAGCGAATGGTGGGAAGAGGGGTTAGGGGGGTGTGTCTACCTGAGACGACACGTGGGTCGCAAGGTGACTCAGTAG